In the genome of Ictalurus furcatus strain D&B chromosome 13, Billie_1.0, whole genome shotgun sequence, one region contains:
- the LOC128617115 gene encoding uncharacterized protein LOC128617115, whose protein sequence is MRNKGKAAEGIMNVIDNYDRPGNAYAEGPYAGTDTYTCAFEGKPGKRVPKAGAVAEAGVGRAGAAWSVFSAEAKGPNASAEAEANILEAGAMAKAEIGSVSAAAGPVKVKLGLGVDTGVKISPIKAEIKVLGTGLTFGEEMGISVLGSELKCAVM, encoded by the exons ATGAGAAATAAAGGAAAAGCAG CAGAGGGCATCATGAACGTGATCGATAACTACGACAGACCAGGAAATGCCTATGCTGAAGGACCGTATGCTGGCACAGACACGTACACGTGTGCTTTCGAAGGCAAACCTGGAAAGCGTGTTCCTAAAGCCGGAGCCGTAGCCGAGGCCGGTGTAGGACGAGCTGGAGCAGCGTGGAGCGTCTTTTCAGCTGAAGCTAAAGGTCCAAATGCTTCTGCCGAGGCTGAGGCTAACATTCTGGAAGCAGGAGCCATGGCTAAAGCTGAGATCGGAAGTGTATCAGCTGCAGCTGGTCCAGTGAAAGTGAAGCTGGGACTGGGGGTTGATACTGGGGTCAAAATTAGTCCCATTAAAGCGGAGATAAAGGTTCTTGGCACTGGGCTCACGTTCGGTGAAGAAATGGGAATTTCTGTTTTGGGAAGTGAATTGAAATGTGCAGTAATGTGa
- the LOC128617112 gene encoding legumain-like isoform X1 — MSKCLYFLVCVCVCLHLFVCVCVLLILCKPAGCLQMVIYLEACHSGSMLDQLSDSNGISLLKSHSSDTFRNVLLTCLKGFYPFVSVYAVSSCSPDEYTYACFFDKKRNTFLSDIFTFNWLQHMDTVKLTVTSFGEQFSYLQKHVSKDARKAGVTETPCNYGDKGMLKVMLSEFFGDSPRFVSETYTSQILNVQVSDVVDTTEVPLIIQENRIKNEQDPEKRQALERQYDDLKRVSTPLPLHCVIYSPYS; from the exons ATGTCAAAATGCTTATattttctcgtgtgtgtgtgtgtgtgtttacatttgtttgtgtgtgtgtgtgttttgctgatCCTCTGTAAACCTGCTGGATGTTTGCAGATGGTCATTTATTTGGAAGCGTGTCATTCTGGATCAATGCTGGATCAGCTGTCTGACAGCAACGGTATCTCTTTACTGAAAAGTCATAGTTCGGACACGTTCAGGAACGTTCTTCTCACGTGTCTGAAAGGCTTTTATCCTTTTGTTTCAGTGTATGCAGTTTCTTCGTGCAGTCCTGATGAATATACCTACGCTTGTTTCTTCGACAAGAAAAGAAATACCTTTCTTTCTGATATCTTCACCTTTAACTGGCTGCAGCACATGGACACG GTAAAACTTACAGTGACGTCGTTTGGAGAGCAGTTTTCCTACCTGCAGAAACACGTGAGTAAAGACGCGAGGAAGGCAGGAGTGACTGAGACGCCATGTAACTATGGGGACAAG GGAATGCTGAAGGTAATGTTGAGTGAATTTTTTGGAGATTCCCCTCGCTTTGTCAGCGAGACCTACACGTCCCAGATCCTGAACGTTCAAGTGTCCGATGTGGTGGACACTACAGAAGTTCCACTGATAATCCAAGAAAACAGGATTAAAAACGAACAGGACCCGGAAAAGAGACAGGCCCTGGAAAGACAATATGATGATCTTAAAAGAGTGAGTACGCCACTCCCACTGCACTGCGTTATTTACAGTCCTTATTCCTGA
- the LOC128617112 gene encoding legumain-like isoform X2: protein MSKCLYFLVCVCVCLHLFVCVCVLLILCKPAGCLQMVIYLEACHSGSMLDQLSDSNVYAVSSCSPDEYTYACFFDKKRNTFLSDIFTFNWLQHMDTVKLTVTSFGEQFSYLQKHVSKDARKAGVTETPCNYGDKGMLKVMLSEFFGDSPRFVSETYTSQILNVQVSDVVDTTEVPLIIQENRIKNEQDPEKRQALERQYDDLKRVSTPLPLHCVIYSPYS from the exons ATGTCAAAATGCTTATattttctcgtgtgtgtgtgtgtgtgtttacatttgtttgtgtgtgtgtgtgttttgctgatCCTCTGTAAACCTGCTGGATGTTTGCAGATGGTCATTTATTTGGAAGCGTGTCATTCTGGATCAATGCTGGATCAGCTGTCTGACAGCAACG TGTATGCAGTTTCTTCGTGCAGTCCTGATGAATATACCTACGCTTGTTTCTTCGACAAGAAAAGAAATACCTTTCTTTCTGATATCTTCACCTTTAACTGGCTGCAGCACATGGACACG GTAAAACTTACAGTGACGTCGTTTGGAGAGCAGTTTTCCTACCTGCAGAAACACGTGAGTAAAGACGCGAGGAAGGCAGGAGTGACTGAGACGCCATGTAACTATGGGGACAAG GGAATGCTGAAGGTAATGTTGAGTGAATTTTTTGGAGATTCCCCTCGCTTTGTCAGCGAGACCTACACGTCCCAGATCCTGAACGTTCAAGTGTCCGATGTGGTGGACACTACAGAAGTTCCACTGATAATCCAAGAAAACAGGATTAAAAACGAACAGGACCCGGAAAAGAGACAGGCCCTGGAAAGACAATATGATGATCTTAAAAGAGTGAGTACGCCACTCCCACTGCACTGCGTTATTTACAGTCCTTATTCCTGA
- the LOC128617106 gene encoding legumain-like, giving the protein MASNVKQWVLLAAGSTGWENYRHQADVCHAYQVVRQNGIPDEQIVVMMYDDIAYNEENPFPGNVINVPRGPDVYDGVPKDYTGQHVSAENFLAVLRGDSRAIRKRGRKKVIKSRANDSIFIYLSDHGGHGVFHFPNSTLYAHDLIDTVREMSRNGKFSQMVIYMEACHAGSMLDALPQLGNAYAVAASTPDESSYACFFDKKRNAYIADIFTAYWLNHTKRKNLRFSTLEEQFYYIKENVRETVAEWGVSQTPCHYGNMFMLQLPLSEFLGQSSGDVRRIYKSQSRNFEVTDVVESANVPLLIQQNRIRKERNPRRREALEREHNDLKRKRSTMDKAVQKIAQRCTSDRGLRALSEKHEVTRTYALKSVAEHFRTTVFNWDEEPFVFTRSHLQVLVNLCECGLEVRSITAAIDYVGQRIQF; this is encoded by the exons ATGGCCAGCAACGTGAAACAGTGGGTTCTCCTGGCAGCCGGTTCTACAGGCTGGGAGAACTACAGACACCAA GCCGACGTGTGCCACGCATACCAGGTCGTGCGCCAGAATGGGATTCCGGATGAACAGATTGtggtgatgatgtatgatgatatCGCTTATAATGAAGA AAATCCATTCCCTGGCAACGTAATCAATGTACCAAGAGGTCCAGATGTTTACGATGGGGTTCCAAAAGACTACACTGGACAG CATGTGTCAGCTGAAAACTTCCTGGCTGTCCTGCGTGGAGATTCACGGGCTATCAGGaaaagaggaaggaaaaaagtcATCAAAAG TCGTGCAAATGATTCTATCTTCATCTACTTATCGGACCACGGAGGCCACGGAGTCTTTCACTTTCCTAATTCTACA CTTTATGCACATGACCTCAtcgacacagtgagagagatgtCCAGGAATGGCAAGTTTTCACAG ATGGTTATTTACATGGAAGCGTGCCATGCTGGATCAATGCTGGACGCGCTGCCACAATTAGGCAACG CGTATGCCGTTGCGGCGAGTACGCCAGATGAGAGCTCATATGCTTGCTTCTTCGACAAGAAAAGGAACGCATATATCGCTGATATTTTCACAGCTTACTGGCTAAACCACACCAAGAga AAAAATCTCAGGTTCAGCACTCTGGAGGAacagttttattatataaaagaaaacGTCAGAGAGACTGTGGCAGAATGGGGAGTGAGTCAGACACCTTGTCATTATGGGAACATG tTCATGCTCCAGTTACCCCTGAGTGAATTTCTGGGACAGTCTTCTGGCGACGTCAGGAGGATTTACAAATCCCAGTCACGCAACTTTGAAGTGACCGATGTCGTAGAAAGCGCAAATGTTCCGCTGTTAATCCAACAAAACAGGATTAGAAAAGAACGGAACCCCAGAAGGAGAGAGGCTCTTGAAAGAGAACATAATGATCTTAAGAGA AAGCGGAGTACAATGGATAAGGCCGTGCAGAAGATTGCTCAGCGCTGCACATCCGATCGAGGTTTACGAGCTCTGAGTGAAAAACACGAGGTGACTCGAACGTACGCTCTCAAATCCGTGGCCGAGCATTTTAGGACAACTGTCTTCAACTGGGATGAAGAGCCG tttgTTTTCACCCGTTCACACCTGCAGGTTTTAGTGAATCTGTGTGAGTGCGGTCTGGAGGTTAGGAG CATCACTGCAGCCATTGACTATGTCGGTCAGAGGATTCAGTtctaa
- the LOC128616595 gene encoding proton channel OTOP3-like yields MFSDADMDNVTECECGSQPVCFALRKGYEVLYPFNMEFSLLAGCMLYIMWTNVGRHVIGTHSGHAQKITLRIVRRGGVLLGLILGVMVLISGIVVFLLYQVWVGQKKKRLDAFLMFYYFRICLMPVMVLCSLVATLVYRWKESRGHSQHQGGKAKGEGGAAKNPTRRLDALLLLGAGLGQLSLSYFSLVAALALGSGGVLGNLHLAYSLLSLLELILQNIFIIQGLHSHLHTHTQPHTYSIKNEVGGEDAEMRVRMPRWAVRTPRWAVRMPRWVLRTLRWTPRGLKRRLSIRSVSCLHRASSVVFLFVFCSVDVTCVMSQLMVRNGESTGRGKSFLYPKHDGHRWSKRVIQEICAFLILSNIMLWVIPAFGAHPQFESGVGKQFFGFSVWFVLVNLGQPLTVFYRTHSVGALMELLISA; encoded by the exons ATGTTTTCAGATGCAGACATGGACAATGTGACTGAGTGCGAGTGTGGAAGTCAGCCAGTGTGCTTCGCTCTGCGTAAAGGCTACGAGGTCCTATACCCGTTCAATATGGAGTTCAGCCTGCTGGCTGGCTGCATGCTTTATATCATGTGGACGAACGTGGGGCGTCATGTGATCGGAACCCACTCCGGCCACGCCCAGAAGATCACACTGCGGATCGTGCGTCGTGGTGGTGTCCTGCTCGGGCTGATCCTGGGCGTGATGGTGCTGATCTCCGGCATTGTGGTTTTCCTTCTGTACCAGGTGTGGGTGGGGCAGAAGAAGAAACGGCTGGATGcttttttgatgttttactaCTTTCGCATTTGCCTGATGCCTGTGATGgttctgtgctcactggtggcAACACTAGTGTACCGCTGGAAAGAGAGTAGAGGCCATAGCCAACATCAAGGTGGCAAGGCTAAAGGTGAAGGAGGTGCGGCTAAAAACCCAACACGTCGTCTGGACGCACTGCTGCTACTGGGCGCCGGACTCGGGCAGCTCTCGCTCTCATACTTCTCCTTGGTGGCGGCTTTGGCTCTTGGATCTGGAGGGGTTCTGGGAAATTTACACCTGGCATACTCACTACTCAGCCTGTTGGAGCTCATACTACAGAACATCTTCATCATCCAGGGTCTGCactctcacttacacactcacacacagccacacacatacTCCATCAAGAACGAGGTGGGCGGTGAGGATGCCGAGATGAGAGTGAGGATGCCGAGGTGGGCGGTGAGGACGCCAAGGTGGGCGGTGAGGATGCCGAGGTGGGTGCTGAGGACACTGAGGTGGACGCCGAGAGGGCTGAAGCGGAGGTTGTCCATAAGGTCAGTATCATGTTTACACAGAGCAAGCagtgtggtgtttttgtttgttttttgctcagTTGATGTCACTTGTGTCATGTCTCAGTTG ATGGTGAGGAATGGGGAGAGTACGGGCCGAGGAAAATCGTTCTTGTATCCCAAACATGACGGTCATCGCTGGAGTAAGAGGGTCATCCAGGAGATCTGTGCTTTCCTCATCCTCTCCAACAttatg cTGTGGGTGATCCCGGCGTTCGGAGCACACCCTCAGTTCGAGAGCGGCGTGGGGAAGCAGTTCTTTGGTTTCTCGGTGTGGTTCGTGTTGGTGAATCTCGGCCAGCCGCTCACCGTCTTCTACAGGACGCACTCTGTAGGAGCACTGATGGAGCTGCTCATCTCTGCATGA
- the LOC128617111 gene encoding zinc finger protein with KRAB and SCAN domains 2-like encodes MVKWTDEDVQALLNIYAEENIQKEFESSARNAKVYQKISARLGEMGIQHSPQRCREKIKKMKQDYKKIKDYNRVNGSNRRSGKWFEKLDAILGQRGLDSGCGESGDSVSVLLEPLTDPHTSFLHQEEEEEEVSFTEDDQYSELSFDSPETPSRPTCRPPTQPHLRAPRPGKRKCDGDVLEVMRQLEEEQMEGLRRDYEQRERHFQLLLQHIKEEFSVRQEEAAQASRQQREFQQGVLTLLSQLVHVLSSRTVPSSSSPPLD; translated from the exons ATGGTGAAGTGGACCGATGAAGATGTGCAGGCTCTGCTGAACATTTATGCAGAGGAGAACATTCAGAAAGAGTTCGAGTCTTCGGCCCGGAACGCGAAAGTGTACCAGAAGATTTCTGCTCGTCTGGGAGAGATGGGGATCCAACACAGTCCCCAGCGGTGCCGAGAGAAGATCAAGAAGATGAAGCAGGACTATAAGAAGATTAAAGATTATAACCGGGTGAACGGATCGAACCGGAGGAGCGGGAAGTGGTTCGAGAAGCTGGACGCGATCCTGGGACAGCGGGGACTGGACTCGGGCTGCGGGGAGAGCGGGGACAGTGTGTCGGTACTGCTGGAGCCGCTCACTGACCCACACACGAGCTTCCTGcaccaggaggaggaggaggaggaggtgtccTTCACTGAGG atgaTCAGTACTCCGAGCTCAGCTTCGACTCCCCTGAGACCCCCAGCAGGCCCACCTGCCGCCCTCCCACTCAGCCACACCTCCGAG CTCCACGtccagggaagaggaagtgtgatggagACGTGCTGGAGGTGATGAGGCAGCTGGAGGAGGAGCAGATGGAGGGTCTGAGGCGGGACTATGAGCAGAGAGAGCGTCACTTCCAGCTGCTGCTGCAGCACATTAAGGAGGAGTTCTCCGTGCGGCAGGAGGAAGCGGCTCAGGCCAGCCGACAGCAGAGAGAGTTTCAGCAGGGTGTTCTCACGCTCCTCAGTCAGCTGGTCCACGTCCTCAGCAGCAGAACCGTCCCCTCGTCCTCGTCCCCGCCCCTCGACTAG